TGTTTCCCGCGAACGGGATCAGTCATTTATCTAAGCGATCAACCCGAAACCGCGTGCCGCTTTCGCGACAACACGAGGCGGGCCACCTCAGGTTCCCTATTTGATCTTGCTCCGAATGGGGTTTGCCATGCGACGCTCATCTCTGCGCGCCCGGTGGTCTCTTACACCACCTTTTCACCCTTACCGCAACGTTCCTTTTCAGGTCTGCAGCGGCGGTATAGTCTCTGTGGCACTTTCCGTGAACTCCCTTTGAGAAGAGCCCCCCGGGCTTATTAAGCACCGGCATTCTGCCCTATGGAGTCCGGACTTTCCTCCCCGATCCGCTTGCGCTAAAACCGGAGCGACCGAACGCCCCCTGCCTTTCAACATCACAACCTCGACAACCTCAATACAACATTCGCCCGCAATAACCACAGGCGACAACATCCGCTTGCTTTTTGGCATCATGGCAGATATAGGGTGGCAGCTTCATGTGACAACCTCCACAAGTACCATTGTCTTCCACCGCAACAAGAACCTTTGCTTTTTTGTTCTTAAAAAAACGGTCATACTGAGCGAGGCGAACCGGGTCCACATCCGCTGCGTATCCAGCCCGGAGCTGTTTCACGCGATCGAGTTCCCCTTTGATCTCACTCCCCCGCCCTTCGATGGTCGAAAATTCATGGCTGACGCCCTTTTCTTCCAATTTAAGCGCATCCTCGCGCAGTTTGACATCCTCTTGGGCGGACTCAACGGTCTCCATGATTTCAAGGATTTTGTCTTCACATTGCCGAATCAGTTTTTCCACACCAGTGATTTCGTTCTCCATGGCGCGGAATTCCTGATTATTCTTGAGCTGCATCTGCTGCTCACGGTATTTGCGAATCTTGTCGCGGTAAGCTTCGATCTCCTGCTCACATTTCTTGATGCCAGCCTGACGGGTCTTCAAGACTTCCTTGGCAGCCGTAACGGCCTGCCGATGCTCATCAAGCATGGAATCAATGGCTTTCTTCCGTAACGGAATGTCCGCCAATTCTTTTTCAAATTTCAAGATTCGCAGGTCGTGATCTTGAATAATCAGCAACTTCTCGATAATAGGCGTCATAACACTCCGCGGTAAAAGGTTGGAAAAATCGCCCCACAATATGGCATACGAAAAGATTCAAGTCAACGCCAACAGCGGCCCCGTTCCCCCTTTCCTCTTTCAAGGGACTGACACGTTAAAAGGAGATGGTGGGAATCCCTCGGCATTTCGCAAATTGGTCTGCTGCGTCACGAGCCAGCAGAATCATCTGATTAACTTCACTTTTTAAAAACCAAGGAACCATCTTCATTATTTTCGACGATTTTGAAAGCATAAATCTGATCTAGAGCGAATCCACCTGCCCGTTTCTGAAAACATATCGATGCACCCTACCCCCGATCTCCTCGATACGGTAGTCAAAGTGGATGCAGAGTCCCATGGAGGCGGGGATCCCGTAACCGATCTCCCCATCGGGTCACGCCATCGTACCCACTGTTGAGCAAGCAGAATGCTGCCAGCCGACAGTCCAGCCAATAGGGCTCCGGCCTGAAACCGTTTATGGATCAATACCGACCCGCACCGTGTTGCACTAAAAGGTTCTTGATTGCCTTGAAAAAATGGAGGTCATCGCCGCTGGCAGCTCCGATATATGCAACGGACGGTTTGCAAAGATCGGTATCCCCAAGCATTTTTGAAATCAGCGGATCGCGTGATTCACGGCGGAAGTGTGGCCCTCCTGCGAGAAGATAAACGGGTTTGATGGGGTTCACCGTCTTATTCCGACTGGCTTAGCCGTTGAACGGGTTGATCAAAGAGACTTTTGTGGGCGTCGGTTAGCAGGCCGGGAATTTGCCTGGCGAAGGGACTCAAATTCAAGGCTTCTGACAAGTCCTGCTCACCAGCATGGGCGGCGTTTTGGCCCGGAAACCAGTGCCCTGCCTGCCCTAACAAATTATAGCGCATCTTGGCAAAATCCGCCATATCCAAGCCACGGGCAAAATTCCATAGGCGCAGGATCTCATGAAGATTGATTTGATTCGGGACCTTTTCCCATTCGGGTAAGCCCACATGCCAGCGAGCCATCCAATCAGCCCCACACACCCGAGCTAACTCGGCATCCAGTTTGGCGGCGATGGCAGC
This DNA window, taken from bacterium, encodes the following:
- a CDS encoding C4-type zinc ribbon domain-containing protein, with the protein product MTPIIEKLLIIQDHDLRILKFEKELADIPLRKKAIDSMLDEHRQAVTAAKEVLKTRQAGIKKCEQEIEAYRDKIRKYREQQMQLKNNQEFRAMENEITGVEKLIRQCEDKILEIMETVESAQEDVKLREDALKLEEKGVSHEFSTIEGRGSEIKGELDRVKQLRAGYAADVDPVRLAQYDRFFKNKKAKVLVAVEDNGTCGGCHMKLPPYICHDAKKQADVVACGYCGRMLY